A window from Chrysemys picta bellii isolate R12L10 chromosome 2, ASM1138683v2, whole genome shotgun sequence encodes these proteins:
- the CX3CR1 gene encoding CX3C chemokine receptor 1 has product MTQEYPEVTTEFTYDEAAAVCDQVNIQAFGKVFLPALYAPVFVLGLVGNLLVVFAIVKGSRQKSITDIFLLNLAISDLLFVISLPFWAFYVMQGWTLGNIPCKIISSLYYVGFFGGMFFITIISIDRYLAIVRAAFSLKARTVSHGSLTTLGVWAVAILVSVPQFVFTQEAEEQCIPSYPDDLKEIWPIFCNVAMNVLGFLIPACVMSYCYFGIIRTLLSCKNHKKKRAIKLILVVVVVFFLFWTPYNVLIFLETLRHYKLINQCHEFIDYAMHATETLAFSHCCLNPVIYAFAGEKFRKYLCHLFLKCCLFLCPCGPCHRYPTSSITTSPESMLSSNQTQNTSDQDASVLL; this is encoded by the coding sequence ATGACCCAGGAATACCCTGAGGTGACAACTGAATTTACCTATGATGAAGCAGCTGCAGTTTGTGATCAAGTAAACATCCAGGCGTTTGGGAAAGTATTTCTGCCAGCCTTATATGCCCCTGTGTTTGTTCTTGGCCTGGTGGGGAATCTCCTGGTGGTTTTTGCCATCGTGAAGGGCAGTCGACAGAAGAGCATCACAGACATTTTTCTCTTGAACTTGGCTATCTCGGACCTGCTCTTCGTGATCTCTCTTCCTTTCTGGGCTTTCTATGTGATGCAAGGATGGACGCTTGGGAACATTCCATGCAAAATCATCTCCTCACTTTATTATGTGGGTTTCTTTGGGGGCATGTTTTTCATCACCATCATAAGCATCGATAGATACCTGGCCATAGTTCGGGCAGCGTTTTCTCTGAAAGCCAGAACAGTCAGCCATGGCTCTCTTACCACTCTTGGGGTGTGGGCGGTAGCCATTTTAGTCTCAGTGCCACAATTTGTGTTCACCCAGGAGGCAGAGGAACAATGCATCCCTAGCTACCCTGATGATCTTAAGGAAATCTGGCCTATTTTCTGCAATGTGGCAATGAATGTCTTAGGGTTCCTTATCCCAGCTTGTGTCATGAGCTATTGCTATTTTGGGATCATCAGGACATTGCTCTCCtgcaaaaatcacaaaaaaaaaagagccatcAAACTCATTTTAGTGGTGGTGGTTGTGTTTTTCCTCTTTTGGACCCCATACAATGTACTGATTTTTCTGGAAACTTTAAGACACTATAAATTGATTAACCAATGCCACGAATTTATAGACTATGCAATGCATGCGACTGAAACACTAGCATTCAGTCACTGTTGTCTCAATCCGGTGATCTATGCTTTTGCTGGGGAAAAATTCAGGAAGTACCTTTGTCACTTGTTTCTAAAGTGCTGCTTGTTCCTGTGCCCCTGTGGGCCCTGCCACCGATACCCGACTAGCTCTATAACTACCTCTCCAGAAAGCATGCTAAGCAGCAACCAGACCCAGAATACCAGTGACCAGGACGCCTCTGTCCTTCTGTGA